In Anseongella ginsenosidimutans, one genomic interval encodes:
- a CDS encoding DoxX family protein, translated as MTKVSKKSGTVSVRFRMVIFRVTTGITILGMFIGGLSQFLRADYQVRVFEQLGYPLYAMSIIGLGKILGAISLSIPGIPLLFKTSAYAGLVFVTTGAVISHIVTGAPMDALSPLIVAGIAVTSCLLNPSQTPLMDKKPIFKK; from the coding sequence ATGACAAAAGTAAGCAAGAAGTCAGGAACAGTTTCGGTAAGATTCCGAATGGTTATATTCAGGGTTACCACAGGGATTACCATTTTAGGAATGTTTATTGGCGGGCTTAGCCAGTTTCTGCGGGCTGATTACCAGGTCCGGGTTTTTGAACAACTCGGTTACCCCCTATACGCGATGTCCATAATAGGGCTCGGGAAAATTCTCGGAGCAATTAGCCTGAGTATACCCGGTATACCTCTTTTGTTTAAAACCAGCGCGTATGCAGGGTTGGTCTTTGTTACAACAGGCGCGGTAATATCACATATCGTCACCGGCGCTCCAATGGATGCCCTCTCACCTTTGATTGTTGCCGGAATAGCTGTTACATCCTGTCTTTTAAATCCCTCACAAACACCATTAATGGACAAAAAACCTATATTTAAAAAGTAA
- a CDS encoding DoxX family protein, with protein MDKKIIKLFLRLAISIGFLSASADRFGWWNDDVSVWGNWSSFLEYTQLLNPWIPGSMIPAIGFMATAAEIIFGIFLLVGFKTELFAKLSGYLLLIFALSMTFSTGIKGVFDFSVLSASAAAFSLSLMKEKYLEIRG; from the coding sequence ATGGATAAAAAAATAATCAAACTGTTTTTGCGGCTTGCTATTTCAATCGGCTTTTTATCAGCAAGCGCTGACCGGTTTGGATGGTGGAACGATGATGTTTCAGTTTGGGGGAACTGGAGCAGTTTTCTGGAATATACGCAACTCCTGAATCCATGGATCCCGGGATCAATGATCCCGGCAATAGGATTTATGGCGACCGCTGCCGAAATAATTTTTGGCATTTTTTTATTGGTCGGATTTAAAACCGAGCTGTTTGCAAAGTTGAGCGGATATTTATTGCTGATATTTGCGTTGTCAATGACTTTTTCAACCGGAATAAAAGGAGTGTTCGACTTTTCTGTGCTGAGCGCTTCTGCCGCAGCTTTTTCGTTAAGCCTGATGAAGGAAAAATACCTGGAAATACGGGGCTGA